A single Euwallacea similis isolate ESF13 chromosome 1, ESF131.1, whole genome shotgun sequence DNA region contains:
- the pont gene encoding ruvB-like helicase 1 isoform X1 gives MKVEEVKSTVKTQRISAHSHIKGLGLDENGFAIEQAAGLVGQEQAREAAGVVVDMIRSKKMAGRAVLLAGPPGTGKTAIALAIAQELGNKVPFCPMVGSEVYSSEIKKTEVLMENFRRAIGLRIRETKEVYEGEVSELTPVETENCAGGYGKTVSHVIIGLRTAKGSKQLKLDPSIYEALQKEKVEVGDVIYVEATSGAVKRQGRSDAYATEFDLEAEEYVPLPKGDVHKKKEVVQDVTLHDLDAANAKPQGGQDVLSMMGQLLKPKKTEITDKLRKEINKVVDKYIDQGIAELVPGVLFIDEVHMLDIETFTYLHKALESAIAPIVIFATNRGRCLIKGTDDIYSPHGIPLDLLDRLLIIRTVPYDRPDMEQILKLRAKTEVLEIDDEALTALGEVGVKATLRFAVQLLTPAHLTAKINGRSNITLSDVEEVGSLFLDAKQSARILSDNKDKFMQ, from the exons atgaagGTAGAAGAAGTAAAAAGTACTGTAAAAACTCAAAGAATTAGTGCTCACAGTCACATTAAAGGCCTGGGACTTGACGAAAATGGGTTCGCAATTGAACAAGCAGCCGGCTTGGTGGGTCAGGAACAGGCTAGAGag GCTGCAGGTGTTGTAGTTGACATGATCCGAAGTAAGAAAATGGCAGGGAGAGCTGTCTTACTTGCAGGTCCACCAGGGACAGGCAAAACAGCAATTGCCTTGGCCATAGCACAAGAATTAGGAAACAAG GTGCCATTTTGTCCCATGGTTGGATCAGAAGTTTACAgctcagaaataaaaaaaactgaagtactaatggaaaattttcgaaGAGCAATTGGTTTAAGAATCAGGGAAACAAAAGAAGTCTATGAAGGCGAAGTCAGTGAACTTACCCCAGTTGAAACAGAAAACTGTGCAGGTG GTTATGGTAAAACTGTTAGTCATGTAATAATTGGACTGCGTACAGCAAAAGGCAGCAAACAATTAAAACTAGATCCCAGTATTTATGAGGCCCTACagaaagaaaaagttgaaGTTGGAGATGTAATTTATGTTGAAGCTACAAGTGGCGCAGTTAAACGCCAAGGCAGATCTGATGCCTACGCCACAGAATTTGATTTGGAAGCTGAAGAATATGTTCCTCTTCCTAAAGGAGATGTGCATAAAAAGAAAGAAGTAGTTCAG GATGTAACACTACATGATTTAGATGCTGCAAATGCCAAGCCTCAAGGAGGCCAGGACGTCCTGTCGATGATGGGACAACTTCTGAAACCAAAAAAGACTGAAATAACTGACAAATTGAGGAAAGAAATCAACAAAGTTGTTGACAAATATATAGACCAAGGCATTGCCGAACTTGTCCCTGGGGTTTTGTTTATTGATGAAGTTCATATGCTGGACATTGAAACCTTCACATATCTACACAAGGCATTGGAGAGCGCCATAGCCCCGATTGTTATTTTCGCCACGAACAGAGGCAGATGTCTCATCAAGGGTACTGATGACATCTATTCACCTCATGGGATTCCATTGGACTTGTTGGATAGATTGTTGATTATTAGAACTGTGCCGTATGATCGCCCGGATATggagcaaattttgaaacttagAGCGAAAACTGAAGTCTTGGAAATCGACGATGAAGCTTTGACGGCACTTGGAGAAGTTGGTGTTAAGGCCACGTTGAG ATTTGCTGTACAACTTCTAACTCCTGCGCACCTGACAGCTAAAATAAATGGAAGATCCAACATAACTCTGTCAGATGTTGAAGAAGTTGGGTCTTTGTTTTTAGACGCCAAGCAATCTGCAAGAATTTTATCcgataataaagataaatttatgcaataa
- the pont gene encoding ruvB-like helicase 1 isoform X2 — translation MKVEEVKSTVKTQRISAHSHIKGLGLDENGFAIEQAAGLVGQEQAREAAGVVVDMIRSKKMAGRAVLLAGPPGTGKTAIALAIAQELGNKVPFCPMVGSEVYSSEIKKTEVLMENFRRAIGLRIRETKEVYEGEVSELTPVETENCAGYGKTVSHVIIGLRTAKGSKQLKLDPSIYEALQKEKVEVGDVIYVEATSGAVKRQGRSDAYATEFDLEAEEYVPLPKGDVHKKKEVVQDVTLHDLDAANAKPQGGQDVLSMMGQLLKPKKTEITDKLRKEINKVVDKYIDQGIAELVPGVLFIDEVHMLDIETFTYLHKALESAIAPIVIFATNRGRCLIKGTDDIYSPHGIPLDLLDRLLIIRTVPYDRPDMEQILKLRAKTEVLEIDDEALTALGEVGVKATLRFAVQLLTPAHLTAKINGRSNITLSDVEEVGSLFLDAKQSARILSDNKDKFMQ, via the exons atgaagGTAGAAGAAGTAAAAAGTACTGTAAAAACTCAAAGAATTAGTGCTCACAGTCACATTAAAGGCCTGGGACTTGACGAAAATGGGTTCGCAATTGAACAAGCAGCCGGCTTGGTGGGTCAGGAACAGGCTAGAGag GCTGCAGGTGTTGTAGTTGACATGATCCGAAGTAAGAAAATGGCAGGGAGAGCTGTCTTACTTGCAGGTCCACCAGGGACAGGCAAAACAGCAATTGCCTTGGCCATAGCACAAGAATTAGGAAACAAG GTGCCATTTTGTCCCATGGTTGGATCAGAAGTTTACAgctcagaaataaaaaaaactgaagtactaatggaaaattttcgaaGAGCAATTGGTTTAAGAATCAGGGAAACAAAAGAAGTCTATGAAGGCGAAGTCAGTGAACTTACCCCAGTTGAAACAGAAAACTGTGCAG GTTATGGTAAAACTGTTAGTCATGTAATAATTGGACTGCGTACAGCAAAAGGCAGCAAACAATTAAAACTAGATCCCAGTATTTATGAGGCCCTACagaaagaaaaagttgaaGTTGGAGATGTAATTTATGTTGAAGCTACAAGTGGCGCAGTTAAACGCCAAGGCAGATCTGATGCCTACGCCACAGAATTTGATTTGGAAGCTGAAGAATATGTTCCTCTTCCTAAAGGAGATGTGCATAAAAAGAAAGAAGTAGTTCAG GATGTAACACTACATGATTTAGATGCTGCAAATGCCAAGCCTCAAGGAGGCCAGGACGTCCTGTCGATGATGGGACAACTTCTGAAACCAAAAAAGACTGAAATAACTGACAAATTGAGGAAAGAAATCAACAAAGTTGTTGACAAATATATAGACCAAGGCATTGCCGAACTTGTCCCTGGGGTTTTGTTTATTGATGAAGTTCATATGCTGGACATTGAAACCTTCACATATCTACACAAGGCATTGGAGAGCGCCATAGCCCCGATTGTTATTTTCGCCACGAACAGAGGCAGATGTCTCATCAAGGGTACTGATGACATCTATTCACCTCATGGGATTCCATTGGACTTGTTGGATAGATTGTTGATTATTAGAACTGTGCCGTATGATCGCCCGGATATggagcaaattttgaaacttagAGCGAAAACTGAAGTCTTGGAAATCGACGATGAAGCTTTGACGGCACTTGGAGAAGTTGGTGTTAAGGCCACGTTGAG ATTTGCTGTACAACTTCTAACTCCTGCGCACCTGACAGCTAAAATAAATGGAAGATCCAACATAACTCTGTCAGATGTTGAAGAAGTTGGGTCTTTGTTTTTAGACGCCAAGCAATCTGCAAGAATTTTATCcgataataaagataaatttatgcaataa
- the REG gene encoding proteasome activator complex subunit 3 has product MATVKQVQEYMDSIKAQAEELVIKGFPDTIVKLNTVLETRQFKNRPFNEVHQDLNIVVPEPILLNSHTDLPPAKKTKFDNSISKEGSKVMILPTGSVPTNKHLVEMIEVVKPHIRKLVEDSNLMKMWISFMIPKIEDGNNFGVSVQEDTLAEIQSVESEAAAFFDQISRYFISRAKVISKVAKYPHIEDYRRAVEELDEKECLSLWLVLCEIRNRYCALHDIVLKNLDKIKKPRSSNAAESLY; this is encoded by the exons ATGGCTACTGTAAAGCAG gTTCAGGAATACATGGATAGCATTAAAGCACAAGCTGAAGAACTTGTCATAAAAGGTTTCCCAGACACAATAGTTAAACTTAACACTGTATTGGAAACGCGCCAGTTCAAGAACAGGCCATTCAATGAGGTCCATCAGGATTTGAATATTGTAGTCCCTGAGCCTATACTCTTAAATAGCCACACTGACTTACCTCcagcaaaaaaaacaaaatttgacaaCAGCATTTCCAAGGAAGGCAGCAAGGTTATGATATTGCCAACGGGGAGCGTTCCCACAAATAAGCATTTGGTAGAGATGATCGAAGTTGTTAAACCACATATTCGAAAACTTGTTGAAGACTCCAATTTG ATGAAGATGTGGATTTCTTTCATGAttccaaaaattgaagatgGAAACAATTTTGGAGTATCTGTTCAGGAGGATACCTTAGCAGAGATTCAATCAGTTGAATCTGAAGCAGCAGCTTTCTTTGATCAGATTTCcagatattttatttcgaGGG CTAAGGTAATATCAAAAGTAGCCAAATATCCCCATATTGAGGACTACAGAAGAGCCGTAGAAGAGCTTGACGAGAAAGAGTGTTTGAGTCTTTGGCTGGTCCTTTGCGAAATACGAAATCGATATTGCGCTCTGCATGATATTgtgttgaaaaatttagaCAAAATTAAGAAACCTCGATCCTCAAACGCGGCCGAATCattgtattaa